Proteins from a single region of Sphingomonas sp.:
- a CDS encoding FAD-dependent oxidoreductase produces MRHIAIIGSGPAGYYTAEACQKQFGDEVRIDIIDRLPVPFGLIRTGVAPDHQSIKGVSRRYETTALTDNVRFVGNVTLGKDASIEELLGLYDAVVLATGAPNDRPLEIPGADLPGVTGSAAFVGWYNGHPDHAALAPALTGGAVVIGNGNVALDVARVLAKTEAEFQGSDIVNHALDALRGATVPAITILGRRGPHQIAMTPKELGELGELERATPVVDAADLPSVDDDATLDPGQRKSVTHLRNFAANPGDKPIRIVFDFFAMPVRIEGDGKVERVVVERTALGPDGSAHGTGETYAIPASLVVSCIGYRTPPIPGIPYDDKAGRFANEEGRIMPGLYAVGWARRGPTGTIGTNRPDGFAIAEKIAEDIGAGSGKAGRPGLDTLLASRGVEVVTFRDWQQIDTAEIAAARAGSPREKFVHVDAMLGARIP; encoded by the coding sequence ATGCGCCATATCGCGATCATCGGCTCGGGGCCGGCGGGCTATTACACCGCCGAGGCATGCCAGAAGCAGTTCGGCGACGAGGTGCGGATCGACATCATCGATCGCCTCCCCGTCCCCTTCGGGCTGATCCGCACCGGCGTCGCGCCCGATCACCAGTCGATCAAGGGCGTTTCGCGCCGCTATGAGACGACCGCGCTCACCGACAATGTCCGCTTCGTCGGCAATGTCACGCTCGGCAAGGACGCCTCGATCGAGGAACTGCTCGGCCTGTACGACGCGGTGGTGCTGGCGACCGGCGCCCCCAACGATCGCCCGCTGGAAATCCCCGGCGCGGACCTGCCCGGCGTCACCGGCTCGGCCGCGTTCGTCGGCTGGTATAACGGCCATCCCGATCACGCCGCGCTCGCCCCGGCGCTGACCGGCGGAGCGGTCGTCATCGGCAACGGCAACGTCGCGCTCGATGTGGCGCGCGTGCTCGCCAAGACCGAGGCGGAATTCCAGGGCTCGGACATCGTCAACCACGCGCTCGACGCGTTGCGCGGAGCGACGGTGCCCGCGATCACCATTCTCGGCCGCCGCGGACCGCACCAGATCGCGATGACCCCCAAGGAACTGGGCGAGTTGGGCGAACTTGAACGGGCGACGCCGGTGGTGGACGCCGCAGACCTGCCCTCGGTCGACGACGACGCCACACTCGACCCCGGCCAGCGTAAATCGGTCACGCATCTCCGCAATTTCGCCGCCAACCCCGGTGACAAGCCGATCCGCATCGTCTTCGACTTCTTCGCCATGCCGGTCAGAATCGAAGGGGACGGCAAGGTCGAGCGCGTCGTCGTCGAGCGCACCGCGCTCGGGCCCGATGGTTCGGCACACGGCACCGGCGAGACCTATGCGATCCCCGCCAGCCTGGTGGTGAGCTGTATCGGCTATCGCACGCCGCCCATCCCCGGCATCCCCTACGATGACAAGGCCGGACGTTTTGCCAATGAAGAGGGCCGCATCATGCCCGGGCTCTACGCGGTCGGCTGGGCGCGGCGCGGTCCCACCGGCACGATCGGTACCAACCGCCCTGACGGCTTCGCCATCGCCGAGAAGATTGCCGAGGATATCGGCGCGGGTAGCGGCAAGGCCGGGCGCCCCGGCCTCGACACCTTGCTGGCATCGCGCGGCGTGGAGGTGGTGACCTTCCGCGACTGGCAGCAGATCGACACCGCCGAGATCGCCGCCGCGCGTGCCGGTAGCCCTCGCGAAAAGTTCGTGCATGTCGATGCGATGCTCGGCGCGCGGATTCCGTGA
- a CDS encoding beta-propeller fold lactonase family protein — translation MRAILTLAAALAAACSSPALADPPAGTLLVGNKGENTLSLIDLKSGAEIARLPTGQMPHEIAVSPDGKQAAAVAYGGSTIDVFDLATRTKLKTIELAPNMRPHGLVWLSDGRLVATAEASKTVVVIAPDGGIRAIPTEAMGSHMIAIAPDQRTAFVANILSGTVGVLDLHTGTRLRDIAVGGKPEGIALARDGEELWVGDLSAPRLQAYDTATGAKLTEIAIDPVAIRVATSPDGKTVATSNVGSGTISFIDVATRKLSRTISVSGTGEAGQVTLLFSADGKRLYAAETGHDKVAEIDVASGTVLRRLDAGKNGDGLALAPALAR, via the coding sequence ATGCGCGCAATTCTGACTCTCGCCGCGGCGCTTGCCGCTGCATGCTCCTCCCCTGCGCTGGCCGATCCGCCGGCGGGCACGCTGCTGGTGGGCAACAAGGGCGAAAACACGCTCAGCCTGATCGACCTCAAGAGCGGAGCGGAGATCGCCCGGCTGCCCACGGGCCAAATGCCGCACGAGATCGCCGTCTCGCCCGATGGCAAGCAGGCGGCGGCGGTCGCCTATGGAGGTTCCACGATCGACGTGTTCGATCTCGCCACCCGCACCAAGCTGAAGACGATCGAACTCGCCCCCAACATGCGCCCGCACGGATTGGTCTGGCTCAGCGACGGACGGCTGGTCGCCACCGCCGAGGCCAGCAAGACCGTGGTGGTGATCGCCCCCGACGGCGGCATCCGCGCGATCCCGACCGAGGCGATGGGATCGCACATGATCGCCATCGCTCCCGATCAGCGCACCGCCTTCGTCGCCAATATCCTGTCGGGCACCGTCGGCGTGCTCGATCTCCACACCGGCACGCGGCTGCGTGACATTGCGGTGGGCGGCAAGCCCGAGGGGATCGCGCTCGCGCGCGACGGCGAGGAATTGTGGGTCGGCGATCTGTCCGCGCCCCGGCTCCAGGCCTATGACACCGCCACCGGCGCCAAGCTCACCGAGATCGCGATCGATCCGGTCGCGATCCGCGTCGCGACCAGCCCCGATGGCAAGACGGTGGCCACCTCCAATGTCGGCTCGGGCACGATCAGTTTCATCGATGTCGCGACGCGCAAGCTGAGCCGTACGATCAGCGTCTCGGGCACCGGCGAGGCGGGACAGGTTACCCTGCTCTTCTCGGCGGACGGCAAGCGGCTTTATGCGGCCGAGACCGGCCACGACAAGGTCGCCGAGATCGATGTCGCTTCGGGCACGGTGCTGCGCCGGCTCGACGCGGGCAAGAATGGCGACGGGCTGGCGCTCGCGCCCGCTCTCGCACGCTGA
- the pnuC gene encoding nicotinamide riboside transporter PnuC, translating into MSPIEVTAAVLGLVNVILVVRRSLWNYPFALAMVSLYCWVFFGEKLYSDALLQIFFFVVNLYGWVNWARSKSATGQVRVEVLSDRARLGWVAACAVLIIGWGAAMHHYTDAQFPYWDGAIAMLSVVAQYLQSRRYLESWVLWILVDLLAVPLFAVKGLMPTTILYTIFLSLCVWGLSDWARARTRYRQRP; encoded by the coding sequence GTGAGCCCGATCGAAGTGACCGCCGCTGTTCTTGGGCTCGTGAACGTCATCCTCGTCGTGCGCCGGAGCCTTTGGAACTATCCGTTCGCGCTGGCGATGGTGTCGCTCTATTGCTGGGTGTTCTTCGGCGAGAAGCTCTACAGCGATGCGCTGCTCCAGATATTCTTCTTCGTGGTCAATCTCTATGGCTGGGTGAATTGGGCGCGCTCCAAGTCCGCGACCGGGCAGGTCCGGGTCGAGGTGCTGAGCGATCGCGCGCGGCTGGGCTGGGTTGCCGCCTGCGCCGTGCTGATCATCGGCTGGGGGGCGGCGATGCACCACTACACCGACGCGCAATTCCCCTATTGGGACGGCGCGATCGCGATGCTGAGCGTGGTCGCGCAATATCTCCAGTCGCGGCGCTATCTGGAAAGCTGGGTATTGTGGATCCTGGTCGATCTGCTCGCGGTGCCGCTGTTCGCGGTCAAGGGGCTGATGCCGACCACGATCCTCTACACGATCTTCCTTTCGCTTTGCGTCTGGGGCCTCAGCGACTGGGCTAGGGCCCGTACTCGATACCGGCAACGGCCGTGA
- a CDS encoding AAA family ATPase: MIPRTICLHGPESTGKSTLAPRLAAHFGGQVLDEYGRDYAECRGIDFTMDDLLRIAKTHDAWTQVMIGQGADPLILDTDPLMTAVWADMLFGMRDPWFDAWTGAADLYLLFDIDLPWIEDGTRMFGTPELRQKFFDLSKAELERRGVPWVLISGAGESRFDNAVAAIETYRKA; encoded by the coding sequence ATGATTCCCCGCACCATCTGTCTCCATGGTCCCGAGAGCACGGGAAAGTCCACGCTCGCGCCGCGCCTCGCCGCGCACTTCGGTGGGCAGGTGCTCGACGAATATGGTCGCGACTACGCTGAATGCCGGGGCATTGATTTCACGATGGACGACCTGCTGCGTATCGCGAAGACGCACGATGCATGGACGCAGGTGATGATCGGGCAGGGCGCCGATCCGCTGATCCTCGATACCGATCCGCTGATGACCGCGGTGTGGGCCGATATGCTGTTCGGCATGCGCGACCCGTGGTTCGACGCGTGGACGGGCGCCGCCGATCTTTATCTGCTGTTCGACATCGACCTGCCCTGGATCGAGGACGGCACGCGCATGTTCGGTACGCCCGAGCTGCGGCAGAAATTCTTCGACCTGTCCAAGGCGGAGCTGGAGCGGCGCGGAGTGCCATGGGTGTTGATTAGCGGGGCGGGCGAGTCGCGGTTCGACAACGCGGTTGCGGCGATCGAGACCTATCGCAAAGCCTGA
- a CDS encoding DUF72 domain-containing protein, which translates to MTIRIGTAAWALPREVRDTFPPGASNLERYAARFDCTEINSSFYRPHRPATYARWAESVPDDFRFSIKLPRAITHEAKLIGCEDLLARFADEIAGLGGKRGPILMQLPPKLVFDGAIAATFLSQLRKRLGRPIACEPRHPSWFAAEADALLAGYQIARVAADPAPVPAAARPGGWSGLAYFRLHGSPRIYWSSYDEAARANWAQKAKSHPESWVIFDNTASGAATRDAMALQALR; encoded by the coding sequence ATGACCATCCGCATCGGCACCGCTGCCTGGGCGCTTCCCCGCGAGGTGCGCGACACCTTTCCGCCAGGCGCCAGCAATCTCGAACGCTACGCCGCGCGCTTCGATTGCACCGAGATCAATTCGAGCTTCTATCGCCCGCACCGGCCGGCGACCTACGCACGTTGGGCCGAAAGCGTGCCCGATGACTTCCGCTTTTCGATCAAGCTGCCCAGGGCAATCACGCATGAGGCGAAGCTGATCGGCTGCGAGGATTTGCTCGCCCGTTTCGCTGACGAGATCGCCGGTCTCGGCGGCAAGCGCGGCCCGATCCTGATGCAGCTTCCGCCCAAGCTTGTGTTCGATGGCGCGATTGCCGCGACATTTCTATCACAATTGCGGAAGCGTCTCGGTCGCCCGATCGCCTGCGAACCGCGTCATCCAAGCTGGTTCGCGGCGGAGGCCGATGCATTGCTCGCTGGGTATCAGATCGCCCGCGTCGCGGCCGACCCCGCGCCCGTCCCGGCCGCAGCGCGCCCGGGTGGATGGAGCGGGCTCGCTTATTTCCGGCTCCACGGTTCGCCGCGTATCTACTGGTCGAGCTACGACGAAGCGGCGCGCGCGAATTGGGCGCAGAAGGCGAAATCCCACCCCGAAAGCTGGGTAATCTTCGACAACACCGCCAGCGGTGCCGCAACCCGCGACGCGATGGCGCTTCAGGCTTTGCGATAG
- a CDS encoding CsgG/HfaB family protein: MRKLILATALATAGLSLGVADVAQAQTSMSSGKKDKKGDTKGASSGRKAQERATRDIPKCVKPLGTIGMVPPENQWWRELNLGSPEAILKVFVQQSGCFTLVNRGRAMQSRAMERAMADNGELRSNSNMGAGQVRAADYLLEPDIVSSNSNSGGGGIGGFVGGMLGGRVGAAIGGAISIKKKEANVTLSMVDTRSSEEIVSEGYSRKTDVGFGAGGGAGWWGGLAGAGGGGYQNTEIGQVIVLAYLDAYIKMVQQLGGLPPGDY; the protein is encoded by the coding sequence ATGCGCAAACTGATTCTCGCCACCGCGCTGGCGACAGCCGGGCTTTCGCTCGGAGTTGCCGATGTCGCGCAGGCGCAAACCTCGATGTCGTCGGGGAAGAAGGACAAGAAGGGGGACACCAAGGGCGCCTCGTCGGGCCGCAAGGCGCAGGAGCGCGCCACCCGCGATATCCCGAAATGCGTCAAGCCGCTCGGCACGATCGGCATGGTCCCGCCGGAAAACCAGTGGTGGCGCGAGCTCAACCTGGGCAGCCCCGAAGCGATCCTCAAGGTCTTCGTCCAGCAGTCAGGCTGCTTCACGCTCGTCAATCGCGGCCGCGCCATGCAGAGCCGCGCGATGGAGCGGGCGATGGCCGATAATGGCGAGCTGCGCTCGAACTCGAATATGGGCGCTGGCCAGGTCCGCGCGGCAGATTATCTGCTTGAGCCCGACATCGTCAGCTCGAACAGCAATTCGGGCGGCGGCGGCATCGGCGGCTTCGTTGGCGGCATGCTCGGCGGGCGCGTCGGCGCGGCGATCGGCGGCGCGATCAGCATCAAGAAGAAGGAAGCCAATGTCACCTTGTCGATGGTCGATACGCGCAGCAGCGAGGAGATCGTCAGCGAGGGCTATTCGCGCAAGACCGATGTCGGCTTCGGCGCAGGCGGCGGCGCGGGCTGGTGGGGTGGCCTCGCCGGTGCCGGTGGCGGCGGCTATCAGAACACCGAGATCGGCCAGGTGATCGTGCTCGCTTACCTCGACGCGTACATCAAGATGGTCCAGCAGCTGGGCGGCCTGCCTCCCGGCGACTATTAA
- the lepA gene encoding translation elongation factor 4: MATDLSRIRNFSIIAHIDHGKSTLADRLIQTTGGLQAREMSAQLLDNMDIEKERGITIKAQTVRLDWKGHVLNLMDTPGHVDFAYEVSRSLAACEGALLVVDAAQGVEAQTLANVYQSIEHDHEIIPVINKIDLPSAEPEKVKAEIEEIIGLDASNAVLASAKSGIGIEEILDAIVDRIPAPKGDPDAPLKAMLVDSWYDPYLGVVILVRVIDGVIRKGQQVKFMAAGTTHLVDRVGAFRPKIEQLPDLGPGEIGFITAQIKEVAQARVGDTLTDAKRPAAEALPGFKEVQPVVFCGLFPVDAADFEKLRESISKLRLNDASFSFEMETSAALGFGFRCGFLGLLHLEIIQERLTREYDLDLITTAPSVVYQIELTHGGGHIELHNPADMPDPSKIETISEPWIQAVIYVPDEYLGSILKLCQDRRGIQKNLTYVGGRAQVTYELPLNEVVFDFYDRLKSLSKGYASFDYEQIGHREGDLVKMGILVNEEPVDALSMIVHRATAEVRGRGMVERLKELIPRHLFKIPIQAAIGGKVIARETISAMRKDVTAKCYGGDATRKKKLLEKQRKGKAKMREYGSVSIPQEAFIAALRMGEE, encoded by the coding sequence ATGGCCACCGACCTTTCCCGAATCCGCAACTTTTCGATCATCGCGCACATCGATCATGGCAAGTCGACGCTTGCCGACCGGCTGATCCAGACTACCGGCGGCCTCCAGGCCCGTGAAATGAGCGCGCAGCTTCTCGACAATATGGACATCGAGAAGGAGCGCGGCATCACCATCAAGGCGCAGACCGTGCGCCTCGACTGGAAGGGGCATGTCCTCAATCTGATGGACACGCCGGGGCATGTCGACTTCGCCTATGAAGTCTCGCGCTCGCTGGCGGCGTGCGAAGGCGCGCTGCTCGTCGTCGATGCGGCGCAGGGCGTCGAGGCGCAGACGCTGGCCAATGTCTATCAGTCGATCGAGCATGACCACGAGATCATCCCGGTCATCAACAAGATCGACTTGCCCAGCGCCGAGCCCGAAAAGGTCAAGGCCGAGATCGAGGAGATCATCGGCCTCGACGCGTCGAACGCCGTGCTGGCCAGCGCCAAATCGGGGATCGGTATCGAGGAGATCCTCGACGCGATCGTCGATCGGATTCCGGCACCCAAGGGCGACCCGGACGCGCCCTTGAAGGCGATGCTGGTCGACAGCTGGTACGATCCGTATCTCGGCGTAGTCATCCTCGTCCGCGTCATCGACGGGGTGATCCGCAAGGGCCAGCAGGTCAAGTTCATGGCCGCGGGCACGACCCACCTGGTCGACCGGGTCGGCGCTTTCCGGCCCAAGATCGAGCAACTGCCCGATCTCGGCCCGGGCGAGATCGGTTTCATCACCGCGCAGATCAAGGAGGTCGCCCAGGCCCGCGTCGGCGACACGCTGACCGACGCCAAGCGTCCCGCCGCCGAAGCGCTGCCGGGGTTCAAGGAAGTCCAGCCGGTGGTGTTCTGCGGCCTGTTCCCGGTCGATGCGGCGGACTTCGAGAAACTGCGCGAGAGCATCTCCAAGCTGCGGCTGAACGACGCCAGCTTCTCGTTCGAAATGGAAACTTCGGCAGCCCTTGGCTTCGGTTTCCGCTGCGGCTTCCTCGGCCTTCTACATCTCGAGATCATCCAGGAGCGCCTGACCCGCGAGTACGACCTCGACCTGATCACGACAGCGCCCAGCGTGGTCTATCAGATCGAACTGACGCATGGCGGCGGGCATATCGAACTGCACAACCCGGCCGACATGCCCGATCCGAGCAAGATCGAGACGATCAGCGAGCCGTGGATCCAGGCGGTGATCTATGTGCCCGACGAATATCTCGGCTCGATCCTCAAGCTCTGCCAGGATCGCCGCGGCATCCAGAAGAACCTGACCTATGTCGGCGGACGCGCCCAGGTGACGTATGAATTGCCGCTCAACGAAGTGGTGTTCGACTTTTACGACCGGCTGAAATCGCTGTCGAAGGGCTATGCCAGCTTCGATTACGAACAGATCGGCCATCGCGAGGGCGATCTCGTCAAGATGGGCATCCTCGTCAATGAGGAGCCGGTGGACGCGCTGAGCATGATCGTCCACCGCGCCACCGCCGAGGTGCGCGGACGCGGCATGGTCGAGCGGCTGAAGGAGTTGATCCCGCGCCACCTGTTCAAGATTCCGATCCAGGCGGCGATCGGGGGCAAGGTGATCGCGCGCGAGACGATCAGCGCGATGCGCAAGGACGTGACCGCGAAATGCTATGGCGGCGACGCCACCCGCAAGAAGAAGCTGCTGGAGAAGCAGCGCAAGGGCAAGGCGAAGATGCGCGAGTACGGGAGCGTGAGCATCCCGCAAGAGGCATTCATCGCGGCGCTGCGGATGGGCGAGGAGTAA
- a CDS encoding biliverdin-producing heme oxygenase, protein MSARAALRAATRPEHDRVDVAFSQYDLTSRDGYRRFLLRQASAHLPVERALDAVGVEASVTDWPGRRRSDAIRADLADLGCDAVPEMPFAGFATLAEALGGAYVLEGSRLGGQVLRRQVSDGLPTRFLAQGSSLAWRALLTVLETKLRSLEEIGEAVTGARAVFACFEAAAGCEVEKN, encoded by the coding sequence TTGAGCGCACGCGCTGCGCTTCGTGCGGCGACACGTCCGGAGCATGACCGCGTCGATGTGGCATTCTCCCAATATGATCTGACCAGCCGCGATGGCTATCGCCGCTTCCTGCTGCGCCAGGCTTCGGCGCACCTGCCGGTGGAGCGGGCGCTGGACGCGGTGGGGGTGGAGGCCAGTGTGACCGATTGGCCCGGGCGCCGCCGCAGCGATGCCATCCGCGCCGATCTTGCCGATCTCGGCTGCGATGCGGTGCCGGAGATGCCGTTCGCCGGCTTCGCCACCCTCGCCGAGGCGCTAGGCGGGGCCTATGTGCTCGAAGGCTCGCGGCTGGGCGGGCAGGTGTTGCGCCGCCAGGTAAGCGACGGACTTCCCACGCGATTCCTTGCGCAGGGATCGTCCTTGGCGTGGCGCGCGTTACTGACCGTTCTGGAGACGAAACTAAGGTCGCTGGAGGAGATCGGCGAGGCTGTGACAGGTGCCCGCGCGGTCTTCGCGTGTTTCGAGGCGGCGGCAGGCTGCGAAGTGGAGAAGAACTGA
- a CDS encoding HWE histidine kinase domain-containing protein produces the protein MATVTEPVDLTNCDREPIHLLGAIQPIGFLLTVSEQWVVERASANLSSFLGVTPEEAIGQPLGALIGAQAVHHFRNRIAMLRGDDAVERIFGCALREDLMAFDIALHVSDGQIVIEAEPASDEHGDATNTVRSMIARLDMTERLDSFLNEGARMIRGLTGFDRVMVYRFDQDGSGEVAAEACRSGIGKFKGLHYPATDIPAQARVLYKRNLLRVIADLEAEPVPIVSAEHRRGETLDLSLSILRSVSRIHIEYLKNMGVGASMSISIVVDDELWGLFACHHYGPLNPSFERRSVCELFAQMFAMRLESRLRKELMDFERRARDISDQLLGAVASDETLLNDPDWLGDILITAIPADGVGVWINGSLALSGRTPPANGFREIIARLHETDTGQVFATDQISKVVPSAERYASTAAGMLAIPLSRTARDYVVLFRSEVIHSVRWGGDPHKPVEYGPNGPRLTPRESFAEWKELVEGKAKPFTQSELRVAETLRATLIEVVLRLAEEATVQRQQAHARQELLIAELNHRVRNILGVIRGLIRQSKPHDGSLEGFVKLVDGRIHALARAHNQITDDHWGPAPIQTLIDAEAAAFLADGGGDRIHTSGDFVLLNPQAYSTMALVIHELVTNSAKYGGLSASGGSVMIDWSRNAAGDLIVEWREQGGPKVSTPTRKGFGTTIIGRSVPYDLGGSAEIIFPPEGVHARFRIPARHVSEATQDRTPVIKYPRPAIGHPTTAPDQVLAGHRALLVEDSLIIALDAEDVLSRLGADDIATAATLDGGLDAVESFRPSVAMLDINLGDRTSYAIADRLDELGIPFLFASGYGEQAQLPEKHAGRTIVQKPYTLENVARALDGLLRDTAPGD, from the coding sequence GTGGCCACGGTTACCGAGCCTGTCGACCTGACCAATTGCGATCGCGAACCGATTCATCTGCTGGGAGCGATCCAGCCGATCGGTTTCCTACTGACGGTATCGGAGCAGTGGGTGGTGGAACGCGCTTCCGCCAATCTCTCCAGCTTTCTGGGGGTGACGCCCGAGGAGGCGATCGGCCAGCCGCTGGGCGCGCTGATTGGCGCGCAGGCGGTGCATCATTTCCGCAACCGCATCGCGATGCTGCGCGGCGACGACGCGGTCGAGCGTATCTTCGGCTGTGCGCTGCGCGAGGACCTGATGGCGTTTGATATCGCGCTCCATGTCTCGGATGGGCAGATCGTGATCGAGGCGGAACCGGCATCGGACGAGCATGGCGACGCGACCAATACCGTCCGCTCGATGATCGCGCGGCTCGACATGACCGAGCGCCTCGACAGCTTCCTCAACGAAGGCGCGCGGATGATCCGCGGGCTCACCGGGTTCGATAGGGTGATGGTTTATCGTTTCGATCAGGACGGATCGGGCGAAGTCGCCGCGGAAGCGTGCCGCTCGGGGATCGGCAAGTTCAAGGGGCTGCACTACCCGGCGACCGATATCCCGGCGCAGGCGCGGGTGCTCTACAAGCGTAATCTGCTGCGGGTGATCGCCGATCTGGAGGCGGAGCCGGTGCCGATCGTCTCGGCGGAGCATCGCCGGGGCGAGACGCTCGATCTGTCGCTGTCGATCCTGCGCTCTGTATCGCGTATCCATATCGAATATCTCAAGAATATGGGCGTCGGCGCGTCGATGTCGATCTCGATCGTTGTCGATGACGAGCTATGGGGCCTGTTCGCCTGCCACCATTATGGTCCGCTCAACCCCAGCTTCGAGCGGCGATCGGTATGCGAGCTGTTCGCGCAGATGTTCGCGATGCGGCTGGAGAGCCGGCTGCGCAAGGAGCTGATGGATTTCGAGCGGCGCGCGCGCGACATTTCGGACCAGCTGCTCGGCGCAGTCGCGTCCGACGAGACCTTGCTCAACGATCCCGACTGGCTGGGCGACATTCTGATCACCGCGATCCCCGCCGATGGCGTCGGCGTGTGGATCAACGGTAGCCTGGCGCTGTCGGGCCGGACGCCGCCGGCGAATGGCTTCCGCGAGATCATCGCGCGGCTGCACGAGACTGACACTGGACAGGTCTTCGCGACCGACCAGATCTCGAAGGTCGTGCCCTCCGCCGAGCGTTACGCCTCGACCGCGGCGGGGATGCTGGCGATCCCGCTGTCGCGGACCGCGCGCGATTACGTGGTGCTGTTCCGCTCCGAGGTGATCCATTCGGTGCGCTGGGGCGGGGATCCGCACAAGCCGGTGGAGTATGGCCCTAACGGTCCGCGCCTGACCCCACGCGAGAGCTTCGCCGAATGGAAGGAACTGGTCGAGGGAAAGGCCAAGCCGTTCACCCAATCCGAGTTGCGCGTCGCCGAGACGCTGCGCGCGACGCTGATCGAGGTGGTGCTGCGGCTGGCCGAGGAAGCTACGGTCCAGCGTCAGCAGGCGCATGCGCGCCAGGAATTGCTGATCGCCGAACTCAACCACCGCGTCCGCAACATCCTTGGAGTAATCCGTGGGCTGATCCGCCAGTCCAAGCCGCATGACGGCAGCCTGGAAGGGTTCGTGAAGCTGGTCGATGGCCGCATCCACGCGCTGGCCCGCGCCCATAACCAGATCACCGACGATCATTGGGGCCCGGCGCCGATCCAGACGCTGATCGACGCCGAGGCGGCCGCATTTCTCGCCGATGGTGGCGGTGACCGCATCCATACCAGCGGCGATTTCGTGCTGCTCAATCCGCAGGCCTATTCGACCATGGCGCTGGTGATCCACGAGCTGGTCACCAATTCGGCCAAATATGGCGGCCTTTCCGCCAGCGGCGGTTCGGTGATGATCGACTGGTCGCGCAATGCCGCCGGCGATCTGATCGTCGAATGGCGCGAGCAGGGTGGGCCCAAGGTCAGCACGCCAACGCGCAAGGGCTTCGGCACCACGATCATCGGCCGTTCCGTCCCCTATGATCTGGGTGGCTCGGCCGAGATCATTTTTCCGCCCGAGGGCGTCCACGCGCGTTTCCGGATCCCGGCGCGCCACGTCAGCGAAGCGACGCAGGACCGCACCCCGGTGATCAAATATCCGCGCCCGGCGATCGGCCATCCGACCACGGCGCCCGATCAGGTGCTTGCCGGGCATCGGGCGTTGCTGGTCGAAGACAGCCTGATCATCGCGCTCGACGCCGAGGATGTGCTGTCACGGCTCGGCGCGGACGACATCGCCACGGCGGCGACACTCGATGGCGGGCTCGATGCGGTCGAGAGCTTTCGTCCCAGCGTGGCGATGCTCGACATCAATCTCGGCGACCGCACCAGCTACGCCATTGCCGATCGGCTGGATGAGCTGGGCATCCCGTTCCTGTTCGCATCGGGCTATGGCGAGCAGGCGCAATTACCCGAAAAACATGCCGGCCGCACGATCGTTCAGAAGCCATATACGCTGGAGAATGTCGCGCGGGCGCTGGACGGACTGCTGCGTGACACCGCCCCCGGCGACTAA
- a CDS encoding VWA domain-containing protein: MNLIPDVALAENTSQRLPCVVVLDGSTSMQGNAIQALNDGLKLLESDLKADDVARQRVRILVLRIGAPHDVEVVTDWVDAIEFEAPEIDANGTTPLGAGVRRALDEIEAEKARYRDHGIPYNRPWLFVLTDGEPTDPGWEGAADECRAAEENGRVSVFCVGVGEANIAKLARFSPRQPLALKGLAFREFFLWLSRSARAGSQSAPSENIQMAAPSDWAVIPGGS; encoded by the coding sequence GTGAATTTGATTCCAGACGTGGCGCTCGCCGAGAATACCAGCCAGCGGCTGCCCTGCGTGGTCGTCCTCGATGGCTCGACCTCGATGCAGGGAAACGCGATTCAGGCGCTGAACGACGGCCTCAAACTGCTCGAGAGCGATCTCAAGGCCGACGATGTCGCGCGCCAGCGGGTTCGAATTCTCGTGCTGCGCATCGGCGCACCGCACGATGTCGAGGTCGTCACCGACTGGGTGGATGCCATCGAATTCGAAGCGCCCGAGATCGACGCCAACGGTACCACGCCGCTCGGCGCAGGCGTGCGCCGGGCGCTCGACGAGATCGAAGCCGAAAAGGCGCGGTACCGCGACCATGGCATTCCCTATAATCGCCCCTGGCTGTTCGTGCTCACCGATGGCGAGCCGACCGATCCCGGTTGGGAAGGCGCCGCCGACGAATGCCGTGCGGCGGAAGAGAATGGGCGGGTTTCGGTATTCTGCGTCGGCGTCGGTGAGGCCAATATCGCCAAGCTCGCCCGCTTCAGTCCGCGCCAGCCGCTGGCGCTCAAGGGGCTGGCGTTCCGTGAGTTCTTCCTGTGGCTGAGTCGCAGCGCCCGCGCCGGATCGCAATCGGCGCCGAGTGAGAATATCCAGATGGCCGCGCCCAGCGACTGGGCCGTGATCCCCGGCGGGAGCTGA